Genomic DNA from Sphingomonas hankookensis:
GCCGCTGATCGGCGCCGCGATGGCGACGCATGGCTTTCATCGACGCCGGGGCAAGGGGGTTGGGAATGCGTAGCGTTGGGATCAGCGTGGGCCTGGCGCTGGCCGTGTCCGCCTGTGCCACGCCCGGTCCCGTCGTGCGTCAGAACGCCCTGCCGACCCCGCCTCGCCCGAGCTATGGCACGGTCGGGCTGGAACGGGTGATGGGGCAGAACGCCAATGCGCTGACCCAATTGTTCGGCCAGCCGTTGCTCGACCTGACCGAAGGGGCCGGTCGCAAGCTGCAGTTCGGCTCCAACATCTGCGTCCTCGACGCCTATCTCTATGCCCCGCAGCAAGGCGGAGTCCCCGTCGTCCGCCATGTCGACGCACGCCAGCGCAGCGGTGCGCCGATCGACCGCGCCAGTTGCGTCGCGGCATTGACCCGGCGCGACGGCGGACGTTGACTTCCAATAATGCTGCGCTTGCGAAACAAAATGCCGTTTGTTAAGGCGGGCTCAGTAATAATGGATTGCTGCGTCGCGGTAATTCTTGACGGCCTTGCTTTCCAACTTCTTGTACAGGAACCTGCTTGACCATGCCGACGATCGTACCCGTGATCCTTTCCGGCGGTTCGGGCACCCGCCTGTGGCCGATGTCGACCCCGGAAACGCCCAAGCAGATGCTGGCGCTGACCGCCGAGGCGACGATGCTGCAGCTGACCGCCCAGCGCGCGGTCGGCGACGAATTCGGTGCGCCGATCATCGTGGCCAATGCCCGCCATGCCGACATGATCGACGAACAGCTGCGCGCGGTCGATGCCACGCCCAGCGCGCTGATCCTCGAACCGGCCGGCCGCAACACCGCGCCCGCCATCGCGCTGGCCGCACTGGCCGCCGGGACGCCCGATGCCGTGCTGCTGGTCATGCCGTCGGACCATGTGATCACCGACGTGCCGGCATTCCATGCCGCCGTACAGCGCGCGCTGCCCAAGGTGCAGGACGGCTGGCTCGCGACCTTCGGCATCTCGCCCGACGCGCCGGAAACCGGCTATGGCTGGATCCAGGCCGGCGAGGAGATTGCCGAGGGCGTCCACCGCGTCGCGCGCTTCGTCGAAAAGCCGCCGCTCGACGCGGCGCAGGCGATGCTGGCGGCCGGCGACCATGTGTGGAACGGCGGCATCTTCCTGTTCCGCGCCGACCGCTATCTGGCGGAACTGGGCCAGCATGAGCCGGAGATGCTGGCGGCGTGCGAGCGGGCGATGGACAAGGCCGAGCGTAGCGGCAACCGCGTCGCCCCCGACGCCGCCGCCTTTGCCGAGGCACCGTCGCAGTCGATCGACTATGCCGTGATGGAAAAGGCCGATCGTGTCGCCGTCGTGCCGGTCGCGATGGGCT
This window encodes:
- a CDS encoding mannose-1-phosphate guanylyltransferase/mannose-6-phosphate isomerase gives rise to the protein MPTIVPVILSGGSGTRLWPMSTPETPKQMLALTAEATMLQLTAQRAVGDEFGAPIIVANARHADMIDEQLRAVDATPSALILEPAGRNTAPAIALAALAAGTPDAVLLVMPSDHVITDVPAFHAAVQRALPKVQDGWLATFGISPDAPETGYGWIQAGEEIAEGVHRVARFVEKPPLDAAQAMLAAGDHVWNGGIFLFRADRYLAELGQHEPEMLAACERAMDKAERSGNRVAPDAAAFAEAPSQSIDYAVMEKADRVAVVPVAMGWNDLGSWDALHAISERDETGNAHRGEVLAIDTRDCLVRTDGVRIRMVGVSDLIVVASGNDILILPRGQSQSVKKLVEALK